The following are from one region of the Nostoc cf. commune SO-36 genome:
- a CDS encoding 2-hydroxyacid dehydrogenase, translating to MKVAVFGTKAYDRKFLSTVNSPTQHELVFFEPRLNRDTAILAAGFPAVCVFVHDQVDAPTLEILASRGTRLVALRCAGFNNVDLQAAADLGITVVRVPAYSPYGVAEHAVGLILSLNRKIHRAYNRVREGNFSLDGLLGFNLHERTVGIIGTGKIGLILGQIMKGFGCQLLAFDVYRNPELEALGGKYVELPELFANSDIISLHCPLIPETHHLIDTKAIEQIKPGVMLINTSRGALIDTQAVIEGLKSGKIGYLGVDVYEQESELFFEDLSGEIIQDDIFQRLTTFPNVLITGHQAFFTAEALHNIAETTFANISDVEEGRTCANEIRAQLPANIS from the coding sequence ATGAAAGTAGCAGTTTTCGGTACAAAAGCCTACGATCGCAAGTTTTTATCAACTGTAAATTCTCCCACCCAACACGAGTTAGTGTTTTTTGAACCCCGTTTAAATCGGGATACTGCTATCCTTGCTGCCGGATTTCCCGCAGTTTGCGTATTTGTACATGATCAGGTTGATGCCCCAACTTTAGAGATTCTCGCCTCACGGGGAACTCGCCTGGTTGCTCTTCGCTGTGCAGGGTTTAACAATGTAGACTTACAAGCCGCAGCAGATTTAGGAATTACCGTTGTCCGTGTTCCCGCCTATTCACCTTATGGGGTAGCAGAACACGCTGTCGGATTGATTTTGAGTCTAAATCGCAAAATTCATCGTGCCTACAACCGTGTTCGAGAAGGTAATTTTTCTTTAGATGGACTGTTGGGATTCAATTTACATGAGCGCACAGTGGGGATTATCGGCACTGGCAAAATTGGTCTGATTTTAGGACAGATTATGAAGGGGTTTGGCTGTCAGCTACTCGCATTCGACGTTTATCGCAATCCCGAATTGGAGGCGCTAGGTGGAAAGTATGTAGAACTACCTGAGCTATTTGCCAACTCTGATATTATCTCCCTGCATTGTCCCCTGATTCCTGAAACGCATCACTTGATTGACACTAAGGCTATAGAACAAATTAAGCCAGGTGTAATGCTAATTAATACTAGCCGAGGAGCGCTGATTGATACCCAAGCAGTGATTGAGGGATTGAAGTCTGGTAAAATTGGCTATCTTGGTGTGGATGTCTACGAACAAGAATCAGAATTGTTTTTTGAAGATTTGTCTGGTGAAATTATTCAAGATGATATTTTTCAGCGTCTGACAACGTTTCCTAATGTACTCATTACCGGACATCAAGCCTTTTTTACAGCAGAAGCTCTCCACAATATTGCAGAAACAACTTTTGCTAATATTAGCGATGTTGAAGAGGGTCGTACTTGTGCAAATGAAATTCGCGCTCAACTGCCAGCTAATATAAGCTAA